The region TCAGTTCCATGCCTTCTGACACCTATAAATTGTAAACTATTAACCAATTTTCTATTTTCAATTTTTAATTTTACATTTTTGTCCCCTGTCCTCTGTCTCCTGGCAACTGCTCCCTGCTGAATGCATATCTCTCCAACATAAATCATAATTATATTTAAGAACAAATTATATAAACTAAGGGGGACATTATGAGGGAACTAGGTTTATACTTACTTTTTTTATTATTTATAATAATCATAATTCCGGCATTATTATTAATAGGTGGTATTTCAGGTACAAAATATAGAGGTAAAGATATAGAAGATTTAAATAAAAATAATATTATAAAAGTTTATAATGTCAATACAAAAAAAGTTGAAGAATTTGAATTAGATGAATATATAAAAGGAGTAGTTGCAGCTGAAATGCCAGCAGCTTTTGAAATGGAGGCTTTAAAAGCTCAGGCAGTAGCTGCTAGAACATATGCAATATATCATTTAGAAAAATTTAAAGATGGGCATCCAGATCATCCCGAAGCACCATTATGTACAGGAATACATTGTCAAGCTTGGCTTTCTAAAGATGAGCTTATCAAACTGCATTCAGAAAATTGGATGAAAGAATATTGGCCCAAGATAGAAGAAGCAGTAGATAGTACAAAAGGATTAATTATTACATATAACGGTAAGCCAATCGAACCCCTTTTTCATTCAACAAGTGGGGGCATGACAGAAGACTCAGAAGCAGTATTTGCTTCAAAAATTCCATATCTTAGAAGTGTTCCTAGCCCTTATGAAGATGGAGCACCAAAATTGAGAGATGTAGTTAAAATGACAGTTGATGAATTTATTTCAAAATTAAAAAGTAAGTATCCAAACGCAAATCTAACCAAAAATAACTTACAGCAAAAAATTAAACTTATAGAAAGAAGTCAGAGTGGCAGGGTTATGAAACTTATGATAGACGGTGAAATTGTTTCGGGTAGAGAAATAAGAAGTTTATTTAATCTTAACTCCACTAACTTCAAAATAACATTAAAAAGAAATGGATATATCGAAATAGAAACTTTAGGTTATGGCCATGGTGTTGGAATGAGTCAATGGGGAGCTAATGGAATGGCAAAAAAAGGAAGCAACTTCGAAGAGATTTTAAAACATTATTATACAGGAGTAGAAATAAAGAAGGTATATTAATAAAAGTTTTTGTTAAAGTAAATTAAAGTGACTTTGGTCGCTTTCAGAC is a window of Caloranaerobacter ferrireducens DNA encoding:
- the spoIID gene encoding stage II sporulation protein D; translation: MRELGLYLLFLLFIIIIIPALLLIGGISGTKYRGKDIEDLNKNNIIKVYNVNTKKVEEFELDEYIKGVVAAEMPAAFEMEALKAQAVAARTYAIYHLEKFKDGHPDHPEAPLCTGIHCQAWLSKDELIKLHSENWMKEYWPKIEEAVDSTKGLIITYNGKPIEPLFHSTSGGMTEDSEAVFASKIPYLRSVPSPYEDGAPKLRDVVKMTVDEFISKLKSKYPNANLTKNNLQQKIKLIERSQSGRVMKLMIDGEIVSGREIRSLFNLNSTNFKITLKRNGYIEIETLGYGHGVGMSQWGANGMAKKGSNFEEILKHYYTGVEIKKVY